Below is a window of Verrucomicrobiia bacterium DNA.
GCCCGCAAAGCCTTGGCCGGAGGCCCTAAGGGAAAATCCACAAATATGAGCGCCTGTTTACAAATTTGTAGCCAGGGTCGAAAGAAACGACAAGGATGGTCAGGCGGCCTTGGCGGCGGCCTCTGCTTTTTTGGCCGCGAGCTTCCGCGTGGGGATGATGGTCACATTGATCAGGCCTTTGCGGGTACGGGCGATTTTCCGGAAGGCGGCTTTGGTCAGGTCGATCTTGCGGTTCAGGCGCTTGTTCGGGCCGCGGTCGTTGACGCGGCAGACGACCCATTTGCCGTTCATGGCATTGATGACCAGCAGCTCCTCCTGGAAGGGATAATCATAGGAAGCGCAGGTCATGGCATTGTCGTCGAATTTTTCGTTGTTGGCCGTGCGCGGGTTGATGCCCGGATCGTTGCGGCTGTACCAGGACGAACGCCCGATCTGGGCCCGCGAAAAATCCAGGTCCGGAAATTTCGCCCGCAATTCATGGACGTAATTCCACACGGCGATCGCCGCCGCCGTGAACAGGATAAGAAGCAGCGGAAGCGCGTTCTTCCGGTTGATCAGGAACATCGCATTGTCTCCGCGCCGCGGGAAGCGGGCCTCGGATCCGGCGCATAGCCGGAAAGGCAAAACGCCACCCAAAGCCCAAGCCCCAGGGAAGCGAGCGTGTCCGCGGGCCAGTGCCGGTTCAGCAGGACGCGCGAATAAGCCGTGCAAAGCGGCAGTATAAGCCAGAGCCAGCGCCACGGCGCCCGCGTCTTGAAAAAAAAGACGGCCGCGGCGCCCGCGACGATTGCGACGTCTCCGGAAGGAAAGCTTTCGTAAGGCCGCGTGTCGGAAGCCAGGGCGCTCCAGTGAAAAAAAACAAACGGTCCCACGCCCGTGTCCGGCCGGGCGCGCAGGAAGATCATTTTTAAGGTATTACAGGCCATGCCGGCCGCGGCGGCTCCCAGGATCGCGCTGGCCGCTTCCCTGCGGAGTTTGTTTTGACCGCAGAGCCAGGCCAGGACATAAGCGCTTC
It encodes the following:
- a CDS encoding septal ring lytic transglycosylase RlpA family protein, translating into MFLINRKNALPLLLILFTAAAIAVWNYVHELRAKFPDLDFSRAQIGRSSWYSRNDPGINPRTANNEKFDDNAMTCASYDYPFQEELLVINAMNGKWVVCRVNDRGPNKRLNRKIDLTKAAFRKIARTRKGLINVTIIPTRKLAAKKAEAAAKAA
- a CDS encoding phosphatase PAP2 family protein; translated protein: MLNAKQWTLILLALIFIREAQNGYFRPMPAYLRSVPWKKQALYFLAGLAFLTPLFFLDLPLLGAFQARTEALSGLAASLGRHLGRRLWVYLGSAYVLAWLCGQNKLRREAASAILGAAAAGMACNTLKMIFLRARPDTGVGPFVFFHWSALASDTRPYESFPSGDVAIVAGAAAVFFFKTRAPWRWLWLILPLCTAYSRVLLNRHWPADTLASLGLGLWVAFCLSGYAPDPRPASRGAETMRCS